The following are from one region of the Gossypium hirsutum isolate 1008001.06 chromosome D03, Gossypium_hirsutum_v2.1, whole genome shotgun sequence genome:
- the LOC107909363 gene encoding probable galacturonosyltransferase-like 1 gives MSKFALVIPPNHPHRHHHHRHHLFLLFLLISAINAAPSSATTTTNNDQKFKEAPQFYNAPTCPSINGTTNEMCSHEAVHVAMTLDAAYLRGSMAAIFSILQHSSCPQNILFHFVSTSTADHRHLLLTITHSFPSLKFQIYPYDSSVVSGLISTSIRSALDSPLNYARNYLADLLPHCIHDIVYLDSDLVLVDDIAKLAATPLDENTVLAAPEYCNANFTSYFTPTFWSNPTLSLTFAGRKPCYFNTGVMVIDLQKWREGDYTIKIIEWMELQKRIRIYELGSLPPFLLVFAGTIAPVDHRWNQHGLGGDNYRGLCRNLHPGRVSLLHWSGKGKPWVRLDANRPCPLDALWAPYDLLQTPFALES, from the coding sequence ATGTCCAAATTTGCATTAGTCATCCCACCAAATCACCCCCACCGACACCACCACCACCGTCACCACCTCTTCCTCCTTTTCCTCCTCATCTCCGCCATAAATGCCGCCCCTTCCTCGGCTACAACCACCACTAATAATGACCAAAAGTTCAAAGAAGCTCCACAATTTTATAACGCACCCACTTGTCCTTCCATTAATGGCACCACAAATGAAATGTGTTCCCATGAAGCTGTTCATGTAGCAATGACCCTCGATGCCGCCTATTTGCGTGGTTCAATGGCAGCTATTTTTTCCATCCTGCAACACTCTTCTTGCCCTCAAAACATCCTCTTCCACTTCGTCTCCACCTCCACCGCCGACCACCGTCACCTCCTCCTTACAATCACCCACTCTTTCCCTTCCCTTAAGTTCCAAATCTACCCGTACGACTCCTCTGTCGTGTCCGGCCTTATCTCAACATCCATCCGGTCAGCACTCGACTCCCCACTCAACTACGCCCGGAACTACCTCGCCGATCTCCTCCCTCATTGCATACACGACATCGTTTACCTAGACTCCGACCTCGTCCTAGTCGACGACATAGCCAAACTCGCCGCCACCCCACTAGACGAAAACACCGTCCTCGCCGCCCCGGAATATTGCAACGCCAACTTCACTTCATACTTCACCCCAACCTTCTGGTCCAACCCCACACTTTCCCTAACCTTCGCCGGCCGGAAACCTTGTTACTTCAACACCGGTGTAATGGTCATAGACTTACAAAAATGGCGTGAAGGTGATTACACCATCAAAATCATCGAATGGATGGAGCTTCAAAAAAGAATAAGGATCTACGAGTTAGGTTCATTGCCACCATTTTTACTCGTCTTTGCAGGCACCATAGCACCTGTTGATCATAGATGGAACCAACACGGGCTTGGAGGTGACAATTATAGAGGATTATGCAGAAATTTACATCCGGGTCGGGTTAGTTTATTACATTGGAGTGGTAAAGGGAAGCCATGGGTGAGACTTGATGCTAATCGACCATGTCCTTTAGATGCTTTATGGGCTCCTTATGATTTGCTACAAACACCCTTTGCTTtagaatcttaa
- the LOC107909362 gene encoding probable vacuolar amino acid transporter YPQ1, with translation MSQPYCVRENKPCTGWVQRYFKDCLCNLKDEFSFGFGIISLVCWGVAEIPQIITNFKTKSAHGVSLLFLLTWVAGDVFNLVGCLLEPATLPTQFYTALLYTISTVVLVLQSVYYDYINRWWKCRRIKTNDVVEDEKEPLKPGKHEPGIPIPKSSSKPHPRREFYYTSARSLAGSGTPPFRTYLRVAKSGPSAMGLDGDSSSDDETVSVLSKKSGTQPRPIPRAAKSYGTFLAASLNLPFGSKALMEVKTGFTNRRLLQEHSMEHSAFGQWLGWLMAAIYMGGRIPQIWLNIKRGNVEGLNPLMFIFALIANATYVASILVRTTEWGPIKANMPWLLDAVVCVALDLFIILQYIYYKYFRQTDSSDGEDYGDYKEANKEVNP, from the exons ATGTCTCAACCTTATTGTGTTAGAGAAAACAAACCCTGTACTGGTTGGGTTCAAAGATACTTCAAAGACTGTCTTTGTAATTTAAAAGATGAATTTTCTTTTGGGTTTGGGATTATTAGTTTGGTTTGTTGGGGTGTTGCAGAGATCCCTCAAATCATTACTAACTTCAAAACCAAGTCTGCTCATGGTGTTTCCCTCCTTTTTCTCCTCACTTGGGTTGCTGG TGATGTGTTTAATCTTGTTGGTTGTCTTCTTGAACCTGCAACA TTGCCGACTCAGTTCTACACAGCTCTG CTCTATACAATAAGTACGGTGGTTCTAGTGTTGCAAAGTGTATACTATGATTATATCAACAGGTGGTGGAAATGTAGACGGATTAAAACCAACGACGTG GTTGAAGATGAGAAAGAACCACTGAAACCTGGCAAACATGAACCTGGAATTCCCATACCTAAGTCCTCAAGCAAACCCCATCCTCGTAGGGAATTTTATTACAC GTCAGCTAGATCTCTGGCTGGTAGTGGCACTCCACCTTTCCGGACATATTTGAGGGTAGCTAAAAGTGGTCCTTCAGCTATGGGACTCGACGGTGATTCGTCGTCCGATGATGAAACGGTTTCGGTTTTGTCCAAGAAGTCTGGAACTCAACCTAGGCCGATCCCGAGAGCC GCTAAAAGTTATGGCACATTTCTAGCTGCATCACTCAATTTGCCTTTTGGAAGTAAGGCTTTGATGGAAGTGAAAACTGGTTTTACCAATAGAAGGCTATTACAG GAGCATAGTATGGAGCATAGTGCATTTGGACAATGGCTGGGATGGCTAATGGCTGCCATATACATGGGAGGCCGAATCCCTCAAATATGGTTAAAT ATCAAAAGGGGCAATGTGGAG GGATTGAACCCTCTCATGTTCATCTTTGCATTGATAGCTAATGCAACTTATGTGGCAAG TATTCTAGTGAGAACCACTGAATGGGGACCCATTAAGGCAAACATGCCATGGTTGCTTGATGCTGTTGTTTGCGTGGCATTGGATTTATTT ATCATACTGCAGTATATTTACTACAAGTATTTCAGACAGACAGACAGCAGTGATGGAGAAGATTATGGAGACTACAAGGAAGCAAATAAAGAAGTTAACCCTTGA